One stretch of Variovorax sp. TBS-050B DNA includes these proteins:
- a CDS encoding mandelate racemase/muconate lactonizing enzyme family protein, translating to MKITQVETIRLGEFPNILWVRLHTDEGLVGLGETFMGAEAVEAYLHEWAAQKLLGADPLQIEARNRDITGYLGWRGSGVETRGNSAVDIALWDLFGKAANMPVHTALGGKSRDAIRIYNTCAGYQYIRSAANQTSSNWGLANNNGPYEDLQGFLHHADELAESLLSEGITAMKIWPFDPAAEKSHGQYISNADLDTALEPFRKIRKAVGGRMDIMVEFHSLWRLPMAQKIARALQEFDTFWHEDAIRMDSLDLLKQYAKDCQALVCASETLSYKWGFKDYLQTGVAGVAMLDLSWCGGLTEARKIAAMADAWQLPVAPHDCTGPVVWAASTHLSLHAPNALIQESVRAFFTGWYKELVTELPKVENGMISLNDKPGLGLELLPDLHKRADAMVRVSKV from the coding sequence ATGAAAATCACCCAAGTCGAAACCATACGGCTCGGCGAGTTTCCCAACATCCTCTGGGTCCGCCTGCACACCGACGAAGGCCTGGTCGGCCTCGGCGAGACCTTCATGGGCGCCGAGGCGGTCGAGGCCTACCTGCACGAATGGGCCGCGCAGAAGCTGCTCGGCGCCGATCCGCTGCAGATCGAGGCGCGCAACCGCGACATCACGGGCTATCTCGGATGGCGCGGATCTGGCGTGGAGACGCGTGGCAACTCGGCCGTCGACATCGCGCTGTGGGACCTGTTCGGCAAGGCCGCGAACATGCCGGTGCACACCGCGCTCGGCGGCAAGAGCCGCGACGCGATCCGCATCTACAACACCTGTGCCGGCTACCAGTACATCCGCAGCGCCGCCAACCAGACCAGTTCCAACTGGGGGCTCGCGAACAACAACGGCCCCTACGAGGACCTGCAGGGCTTCCTGCACCATGCCGACGAGCTGGCCGAGTCGCTGCTCTCCGAAGGCATCACGGCGATGAAGATCTGGCCATTCGATCCCGCGGCCGAGAAGAGCCACGGCCAGTACATCAGCAACGCCGACCTCGACACGGCCCTCGAACCCTTCCGCAAGATCCGCAAGGCCGTGGGCGGCAGGATGGACATCATGGTCGAGTTCCACAGCCTCTGGCGGCTGCCGATGGCGCAGAAGATCGCGCGTGCGCTCCAGGAGTTCGACACCTTCTGGCACGAGGACGCGATCCGCATGGACAGCCTCGACCTGCTCAAGCAGTATGCGAAGGACTGCCAGGCGCTCGTCTGCGCGAGCGAGACGCTGAGCTACAAGTGGGGCTTCAAGGACTACCTGCAGACCGGCGTCGCCGGCGTCGCGATGCTCGACCTGAGCTGGTGCGGCGGCCTGACCGAGGCGCGCAAGATCGCCGCCATGGCCGACGCCTGGCAGCTGCCCGTGGCACCGCACGACTGCACCGGCCCGGTGGTCTGGGCCGCGTCCACCCACCTGAGCCTGCATGCGCCCAATGCGCTGATCCAGGAGAGCGTGCGCGCCTTCTTCACCGGCTGGTACAAGGAGCTGGTCACCGAACTGCCGAAGGTGGAGAACGGCATGATCAGCCTCAACGACAAGCCCGGCCTGGGGCTCGAGCTGCTGCCCGACCTGCACAAGCGGGCGGATGCGATGGTGCGTGTTTCCAAGGTCTGA
- a CDS encoding DEAD/DEAH box helicase, producing the protein MNFDELKLAPAILKAVHEHGYDTPTPIQAQAIPAVLEGHDLLGGAQTGTGKTAAFTLPMLHKLSEGGRATNKFGGVGVRALVLTPTRELAAQVEESVRTYGKYLQLSSTVIFGGVGMNPQISKLKSGVDILVATPGRLLDLQQQGMLDLSQVQMLILDEADRMLDMGFIHDVKKILALVPREKQSLLFSATFSDEIRDLAATLLRNPQSIQVTPRNTTVQRITQVIHPVGRGKKKALLAHIINENKWSQVLVFTRTKFGANSVAEFLTKNGIEAMALHGNKSQSARTQALAGFKSGEIRALVATDIAARGIDIDELPHVVNYEIPNVSEDYVHRIGRTGRAGSSGEAVSFVCMDEEGFMQEIERFTKQTIPVQFIEGFGPEEGERAEPIAMGRQTIWGGAGRPPSREVMQAAAKAARTEMLQRMRENKAGQGGGGNGGGQRRGGGGQQGRNANAGGQAQGQGPRGQGPRPAQGRGPQGPARTPHHAPHQHAPQGHLPHEERQPRHHGNSHSPTQANQVAHLRAEAVAGGAGQPDPLRTSVDHMGGGRGRGGRSGGGGYGGNRSGGGGRSGGGGGGYGGGGRSGGGGRSFGR; encoded by the coding sequence ATGAATTTTGACGAACTGAAGCTGGCCCCTGCCATCTTGAAGGCTGTGCACGAGCACGGTTACGACACCCCCACCCCCATCCAGGCGCAGGCGATCCCCGCGGTGCTCGAGGGCCACGACCTGCTCGGCGGCGCCCAGACCGGCACCGGCAAGACGGCCGCCTTCACGCTGCCGATGCTGCACAAGCTCAGCGAAGGCGGTCGCGCGACCAACAAGTTCGGCGGCGTCGGCGTCCGCGCCCTCGTGCTCACGCCCACGCGCGAACTCGCGGCGCAGGTCGAGGAATCGGTGCGCACCTACGGCAAGTACCTGCAGCTGAGCTCGACCGTGATCTTCGGCGGCGTCGGCATGAACCCGCAGATCAGCAAGCTCAAGAGCGGCGTCGACATCCTCGTGGCCACGCCCGGCCGCCTGCTCGACCTGCAGCAGCAAGGCATGCTCGACCTGAGCCAGGTCCAGATGCTGATCCTCGACGAAGCCGACCGCATGCTCGACATGGGCTTCATCCACGACGTGAAGAAGATCCTCGCGCTGGTGCCCAGGGAAAAGCAGAGCCTGCTGTTCTCGGCCACCTTCAGCGACGAGATCCGCGATCTCGCGGCCACGCTGCTCAGGAACCCGCAGAGCATCCAGGTCACGCCGCGCAACACCACCGTGCAGCGCATCACGCAGGTGATCCATCCGGTGGGCCGCGGCAAGAAGAAGGCGCTGCTCGCGCACATCATCAACGAGAACAAGTGGAGCCAGGTGCTCGTGTTCACGCGCACCAAGTTCGGCGCCAACAGCGTGGCCGAGTTCCTGACCAAGAACGGCATCGAGGCGATGGCGCTGCACGGCAACAAGAGCCAGAGCGCGCGCACGCAGGCGCTGGCCGGCTTCAAGAGCGGCGAGATCCGCGCGCTCGTGGCCACCGACATCGCGGCCCGCGGCATCGACATCGACGAGCTGCCGCACGTGGTGAACTACGAGATCCCCAACGTCAGCGAAGACTACGTGCACCGCATCGGCCGCACCGGCCGCGCCGGCTCGAGCGGCGAGGCCGTGAGCTTCGTCTGCATGGACGAGGAAGGCTTCATGCAGGAGATCGAGCGCTTCACCAAGCAGACGATCCCCGTGCAGTTCATCGAAGGCTTCGGTCCTGAAGAAGGCGAGCGCGCCGAACCAATCGCCATGGGTCGCCAGACGATCTGGGGCGGTGCCGGTCGTCCGCCGAGCCGCGAAGTGATGCAGGCGGCCGCGAAGGCCGCGCGCACCGAGATGCTGCAGCGCATGCGCGAGAACAAGGCCGGCCAGGGTGGCGGCGGCAATGGCGGTGGCCAGCGCCGCGGGGGCGGCGGCCAGCAAGGCCGCAATGCCAACGCAGGCGGTCAGGCACAGGGCCAGGGTCCGCGCGGCCAGGGCCCGCGCCCGGCCCAGGGCCGCGGTCCGCAGGGTCCGGCCCGCACGCCGCACCACGCACCGCATCAGCATGCGCCGCAGGGCCACCTGCCGCACGAGGAGCGCCAGCCGCGCCACCACGGCAACAGCCACAGCCCGACGCAGGCCAACCAGGTGGCGCATCTGCGCGCCGAAGCGGTCGCGGGCGGCGCAGGCCAGCCCGATCCGCTGCGCACCAGCGTCGACCACATGGGCGGCGGCCGCGGACGCGGCGGCCGTTCGGGCGGCGGTGGCTACGGCGGCAATCGCTCGGGTGGCGGTGGCCGCTCGGGTGGTGGCGGCGGTGGCTATGGCGGCGGCGGCCGCTCGGGCGGCGGCGGTCGTTCGTTCGGTCGCTGA
- a CDS encoding endonuclease/exonuclease/phosphatase family protein, translating into MPYIPPNYATLFVATCNLLNLANPHRVYYENQDPYDARDYERKVEWTGERFRALNADVLAVQEVWDESALKAAIARSGLRYDFVSVPGAENTPPLAGAQGTPRVGIATRLHVEHAQSFVDFPPGFAVEVPGLGVHARFERPPFLVTVRMKHGQQVHVLTVHLKSKRPKFLLDAEGRPLEDRDDRKVGVMASLRSLLMRGAEAAALRCIVIDLLERTRDPLVVMGDFNDDPHSVTTQLVAATSEVAYDKAARDVALFNAYEMQGESALKKDVAYSHIHQGFPAVLDQIFVSEEFVATSRNSLGDVRRVDYFNDHLHEGRDRSRSDHGFVRALLRLRTD; encoded by the coding sequence ATGCCCTATATCCCGCCCAACTACGCCACCCTCTTCGTCGCCACCTGCAACCTGCTGAACCTCGCCAACCCGCACCGCGTGTACTACGAGAACCAGGACCCCTACGACGCGCGCGACTACGAGCGCAAGGTCGAGTGGACCGGCGAGCGCTTCCGCGCGCTGAATGCCGACGTGCTCGCGGTGCAGGAGGTCTGGGACGAAAGCGCGCTCAAGGCCGCGATCGCGCGCAGCGGTCTGCGCTACGACTTCGTCTCGGTGCCGGGCGCGGAGAACACGCCGCCGCTCGCGGGCGCGCAGGGCACGCCGCGGGTCGGCATCGCGACGCGGCTGCACGTCGAGCATGCGCAGTCCTTCGTGGACTTTCCGCCCGGCTTTGCGGTCGAGGTGCCGGGCCTCGGGGTGCACGCGCGCTTCGAGCGGCCGCCGTTCCTCGTCACGGTGCGCATGAAGCACGGGCAGCAGGTGCATGTGCTGACGGTGCATCTCAAGTCCAAGCGGCCGAAGTTCCTGCTCGATGCAGAGGGCCGGCCGCTCGAGGACCGCGACGACCGCAAGGTCGGCGTGATGGCGTCGCTGCGCTCGCTGCTGATGCGCGGCGCCGAGGCGGCCGCGCTGCGCTGCATCGTGATCGACCTGCTCGAACGCACCCGCGATCCGCTGGTGGTGATGGGCGACTTCAACGACGATCCGCACAGCGTCACCACGCAGCTGGTGGCGGCGACTTCGGAGGTGGCCTACGACAAGGCCGCGCGCGACGTGGCGCTGTTCAACGCCTACGAGATGCAGGGCGAGTCGGCGCTCAAGAAGGATGTGGCCTATTCGCACATCCACCAGGGGTTCCCGGCCGTGCTCGATCAGATCTTCGTGAGCGAGGAGTTCGTGGCGACGAGCCGCAACAGCCTGGGCGACGTGCGCCGGGTCGACTACTTCAACGACCACCTGCACGAAGGCCGCGACCGGTCACGCTCGGACCACGGCTTCGTGCGGGCGCTGCTGCGGCTGCGGACGGACTGA